From one Culex quinquefasciatus strain JHB chromosome 3, VPISU_Cqui_1.0_pri_paternal, whole genome shotgun sequence genomic stretch:
- the LOC6042554 gene encoding vacuolar protein sorting-associated protein 37A, translated as MRRRQIDTLKIFNLNVQEVKENEEYLVNFDSGGREIAINIILGAGFPNEKPKLIVSPILNHPWVNANTGEVENAPGILNYTIHSDLGRIVQAVSREFEKHPPALLNESGSNSHQNGSHSTTEQDKRNAAASPSGEPDVFGLQALTLEELARLNSDEDYLEGFIEKLGFVQNQSNEMENLMGQIETIATENLAKRQLIMDRREKLERMVLDFKELGEKYDGNNRKFQQKSEDFSPQHIKELLQIAVSAADSKSDEEAQKFLAGDSDVGTFLNNFIETRKKYTMRKAKEDRLVQQLTALERSAAF; from the exons ATGCGTCGAAGACAGATCGACacgttgaaaatattcaatttgaa CGTCCAAGAGGTCAAGGAAAACGAAGAGTATCTGGTCAACTTTGACTCCGGAGGTCGGGAAATTGCGATAAACATTATCTTAGGAGCCGGATTTCCCAACGAAAAGCCCAAGCTGATCGTCAGTCCCATCTTGAACCATCCGTGGGTGAATGCGAATACGGGCGAGGTTGAAAACGCCCCGGGGATCTTGAAC TACACCATCCACTCCGACTTGGGCCGCATCGTGCAGGCCGTCAGCCGCGAGTTCGAGAAGCATCCCCCAGCACTGCTCAACGAGTCCGGATCCAATTCCCACCAGAACGGTTCCCATTCCACTACAGAGCAAGACAAGCGAAATGCCGCCGCATCGCCCAGCGGAGAACCGGACGTTTTTGGGCTACAAGCGTTAACCCTGGAAGAACTGGCCCGGCTTAACAGTGACGAGGACTATTTGGAGGGTTTCATCGAAAAGTTGGGATTCGTGCAGAATCAGAGCAACGAGATGGAAAATTTGATGGGACAGATCGAGACGATCGCGACGGAAAATTTAGCTAAGCGGCAGTTGATAATGGACCGGCGGGAGAAGTTGGAGAGGATGGTGCTTGACTTTAAAGAGTTGGGTGAAAAGTATGATGGAAACAATAGGAAGTTTCAGCAAAAGTCGGAAGATTTTTCGCCACAGCATATTAAGGAACTGTTGCAGATTGCCGTGTCTGCGGCGGATTCCAAGAGTGACGAAGAGGCGCAAAAGTTTCTGGCTGGGGACTCGGATGTGGGCacgtttttgaataattttattgaaacccGGAAGAAGTACACAATGCGGAAGGCCAAAGAGGACCGGCTAGTGCAGCAACTGACCGCGCTGGAACGATCGGCCGCTTTTTGA